One window of Sulfurospirillum sp. 1612 genomic DNA carries:
- the nadA gene encoding quinolinate synthase NadA, with protein sequence MIDGLDVKDFKLDKNELKIEIEKLKNELDVSIVAHYYQKDEVFDMADFKGDSLELARWAAKDEKEFLIFCGVGFMGQSVKILSPKKRVLMPKIACCAMARMIDGEYYDTNVAILEKAGIKKEDIMPITYINSSADVKAKVGQMGGMVCTSSNAKMIITKARESGKKILFVPDRCLGQNIAKGMGLQSCVIGDGSDPKDSDIICYNGFCSVHQLFDTDDIAFYREKFPGILIVAHPECKVEVCDQADFVGSTSQIIKFIKEQPLEQKIAVATEFNMVNRLRKENTYILSSSKPECPTMNETTLEDLYNTLLSIKEKRFDNEITISEDVRKWSYIALNRMFEI encoded by the coding sequence ATGATAGATGGTCTAGATGTAAAGGATTTTAAATTGGATAAAAATGAATTAAAAATAGAGATAGAAAAATTAAAAAATGAATTAGACGTGAGCATCGTAGCGCATTATTACCAAAAAGATGAAGTCTTTGATATGGCAGATTTTAAAGGCGACTCATTAGAATTAGCACGGTGGGCCGCCAAAGATGAAAAAGAATTTTTGATTTTTTGTGGTGTTGGTTTTATGGGGCAAAGTGTTAAAATATTGTCTCCTAAAAAGAGAGTCTTGATGCCCAAAATCGCTTGTTGTGCGATGGCTAGGATGATTGATGGAGAATATTATGACACTAATGTCGCTATTTTGGAAAAAGCGGGTATCAAAAAAGAAGATATTATGCCCATTACCTATATCAATTCTTCAGCTGATGTGAAGGCCAAAGTCGGTCAGATGGGAGGCATGGTTTGTACCAGTTCCAATGCCAAGATGATTATCACAAAAGCACGAGAAAGTGGCAAAAAGATTCTTTTTGTTCCTGATCGTTGTTTGGGACAAAATATTGCAAAAGGGATGGGATTACAATCTTGTGTTATTGGAGATGGTAGCGATCCTAAGGACTCTGATATTATTTGCTACAATGGTTTTTGCTCAGTGCACCAACTCTTTGATACCGATGATATCGCATTTTATAGAGAAAAATTTCCGGGAATCTTAATCGTGGCACATCCAGAGTGTAAGGTTGAAGTTTGTGATCAAGCAGACTTTGTGGGCTCAACCAGTCAAATCATCAAATTTATAAAAGAGCAACCCTTAGAACAGAAAATTGCCGTAGCCACTGAATTCAATATGGTGAATCGTTTGCGAAAAGAGAATACCTACATTCTCTCATCTTCAAAGCCAGAATGTCCGACGATGAATGAGACAACGCTTGAAGACCTTTATAATACGCTACTTTCGATTAAAGAAAAACGATTTGATAATGAGATTACAATCAGTGAAGATGTCAGAAAATGGTCTTATATTGCACTCAATCGGATGTTTGAAATTTAG
- the nadC gene encoding carboxylating nicotinate-nucleotide diphosphorylase has protein sequence MIKKFVKNALQEDIGRGDLFYLVGDNKKAVASIISKDSGILAGVVYVKALCKVEHINIKFHLKDGESISKGDVIATLKGKSKKLLMCERTILNLLQHASGIATNTNLYTQQIKDCNVKLLDTRKTRPHLRIFEKYAVRCGGGNNHRMGLDDCLMLKDTHIKTIDHLDTFLQMAKNKLPYTTKIEIECEDIAFAKYAMQCGADMIMCDNMALCDIEKVVQYKNANFPHILVEASGNITIENIKEYTQTGVDAISSGSLIHQATWLDLSMKIT, from the coding sequence ATGATAAAAAAATTCGTAAAAAACGCACTGCAAGAGGATATTGGTCGGGGCGATCTCTTCTATCTTGTGGGGGACAATAAAAAAGCAGTGGCTTCTATCATTTCAAAAGATTCGGGTATCTTAGCCGGCGTGGTATATGTCAAAGCACTCTGCAAAGTAGAACATATTAATATTAAGTTTCATTTGAAAGATGGTGAGAGTATTTCCAAGGGCGATGTGATTGCCACCTTAAAGGGTAAATCAAAAAAACTTTTGATGTGTGAGCGTACGATACTCAATTTATTGCAACATGCCAGCGGCATCGCCACCAATACAAATTTATACACCCAGCAGATAAAAGATTGTAATGTGAAGCTTTTGGATACAAGAAAAACGCGACCGCACCTTAGAATTTTTGAAAAATATGCCGTGCGATGTGGAGGTGGTAATAATCACCGTATGGGATTGGATGATTGTTTGATGTTGAAAGATACGCACATCAAAACGATTGATCATCTAGATACTTTTTTGCAAATGGCCAAAAACAAATTGCCTTATACCACAAAAATCGAAATCGAATGTGAAGATATAGCGTTTGCAAAATATGCGATGCAGTGCGGTGCAGATATGATTATGTGTGACAATATGGCACTGTGTGATATAGAAAAAGTTGTCCAATATAAAAATGCCAATTTCCCGCATATCTTAGTTGAAGCAAGTGGCAATATCACGATTGAAAATATCAAGGAGTATACCCAAACAGGCGTTGATGCTATCAGTAGTGGTAGTTTGATTCATCAAGCGACGTGGCTTGACCTCTCTATGAAAATCACGTGA
- the flhB gene encoding flagellar biosynthesis protein FlhB — translation MADDQEKTEEPTSKKIEDARKEGNVPKSQDTSSFVTLLVAIIAFLALFNMMERHIVKLYVYLQSFIGVELTKNTVMQISIATMGEMLLIILPLAIIVALSGVLAGVLQFGFLFSSKPLIPDLKKINPIKGLKNLLSIKKLVETLKVILKVSIVMLTAYYFLFDFVKELPNIVYLPIFEQLYWLKTKAILLGASMLVIFFLLGLFDLFFVRYNYFKDLKMSKQEIKDEYKQMEGDPQIKARIRRIQMEMTKKRMMQEIPDADVVITNPTHFAVALRYDKDKEGAPRVLAKGVDFLALKIKEIARNYNVQIVENPPLARELYKKCELDDIIPENLYKVVAEVLAFVYKTSKK, via the coding sequence ATGGCTGACGATCAAGAAAAAACAGAAGAACCCACCTCTAAGAAAATAGAGGATGCACGAAAAGAGGGTAATGTCCCCAAAAGTCAAGATACCAGTAGTTTTGTGACGTTACTGGTTGCTATTATTGCCTTTTTAGCGCTCTTCAATATGATGGAGCGCCACATCGTTAAGCTCTATGTGTACCTTCAATCGTTTATCGGCGTAGAACTCACAAAAAACACAGTCATGCAAATCTCTATAGCGACGATGGGCGAAATGTTGTTGATTATCTTGCCTTTGGCTATTATCGTGGCGCTTTCAGGTGTATTAGCTGGGGTCTTGCAATTTGGATTTTTGTTCAGCTCCAAACCTCTGATTCCGGATTTGAAAAAGATTAATCCGATAAAAGGATTGAAGAATCTTCTTTCAATCAAAAAACTTGTAGAAACCCTAAAGGTAATCCTCAAGGTCTCTATTGTAATGTTGACAGCTTATTATTTTCTATTTGATTTTGTCAAAGAGTTGCCAAATATTGTATATTTGCCGATTTTTGAACAATTGTATTGGTTAAAAACAAAGGCCATATTGCTTGGTGCTAGTATGCTCGTCATCTTTTTTCTCTTAGGCTTGTTTGATCTGTTTTTTGTGCGATATAACTATTTTAAAGATTTAAAAATGAGCAAACAAGAGATTAAAGATGAGTATAAACAGATGGAGGGTGACCCTCAGATCAAAGCTAGAATTAGAAGAATCCAGATGGAAATGACTAAAAAAAGAATGATGCAAGAGATTCCCGATGCAGATGTCGTGATTACCAACCCGACACATTTTGCTGTGGCACTTCGCTATGATAAAGACAAAGAGGGAGCCCCTCGAGTGTTAGCAAAGGGCGTGGACTTTTTAGCACTCAAAATTAAAGAAATTGCCAGAAATTACAATGTTCAGATTGTAGAAAACCCTCCTTTAGCACGTGAGCTTTATAAAAAATGTGAATTGGATGATATTATTCCAGAGAATCTATACAAAGTCGTGGCTGAAGTTCTAGCATTTGTTTACAAAACATCCAAAAAATAA
- a CDS encoding MarR family winged helix-turn-helix transcriptional regulator produces MKDSLLLQMKLTKNIIETKTNKYLKSYNISHEQAMLLKVVYEVPGLSQTQLAGYLHKDKTTITRMIDTLVKKGKLRREISTEDRRVFQIYVTDETKKGVEELSPIFEKQEMELRNIISDNDYYTTLEVFEKIKKYYKELNA; encoded by the coding sequence ATGAAGGACAGTCTGTTATTGCAAATGAAATTGACCAAGAATATAATAGAAACCAAAACTAATAAATATCTTAAATCGTACAATATTAGCCATGAACAAGCCATGCTTTTGAAGGTTGTATATGAAGTGCCAGGATTATCGCAAACACAACTTGCCGGATACTTGCATAAAGATAAAACGACCATAACACGCATGATTGATACATTGGTTAAGAAAGGGAAGTTAAGGAGAGAAATTTCAACAGAGGACAGAAGAGTGTTCCAAATTTATGTGACAGATGAGACTAAAAAAGGGGTAGAAGAGTTATCACCTATCTTCGAAAAACAAGAGATGGAATTGAGAAATATTATCAGTGATAATGATTACTACACCACACTAGAGGTATTTGAAAAAATAAAAAAATATTATAAGGAATTAAACGCATGA
- a CDS encoding TolC family protein, which translates to MKRLLILVIPALMYADGLKSLLDFAIANNKMVLSKNLTQQAKQKEVESSISSKYPSIHVGGYYQNLNARSYSTPGDIYSGYAKVSVDLYDGGLKQNTIDQKKSLYDASKFETQSYKKGLQLSIVEDFYSIKNIQANIKALEEMQNQLKAELTRVKKFYEVGSATKDDIDKLQAAYSNNVYQIDEARYQLLSLKKLLALKVGKKVTTLEDATIQKPVGVKQEVSDDINALKKNAQALSYYADSFDAAYRPQITLADTYSFYGYDRTDTSHPEGLDNQNKLMLTFDIKLYDDGLSSKQKQSVTIQKMALKKQIDQQVQAQDINVELALSKITTAIAQIRSAKSSLRAAKSAYETVAKKYEVGSIDNVAYLDALTVLTNAKAQYKAALNNLQVAYASYYYYANKNIKEFVQ; encoded by the coding sequence ATGAAAAGATTATTAATTTTAGTAATCCCCGCTTTGATGTATGCCGATGGATTGAAGTCTTTATTGGATTTTGCTATCGCAAACAATAAGATGGTGCTTTCAAAAAATTTGACACAACAAGCCAAGCAAAAAGAAGTTGAATCTTCTATCAGTTCAAAATATCCTTCGATTCACGTCGGTGGATATTATCAAAACTTAAATGCCAGATCCTATAGTACTCCAGGAGATATTTACAGCGGGTATGCAAAGGTATCGGTTGATTTGTATGATGGAGGATTGAAACAAAACACGATAGATCAAAAAAAATCTTTATATGATGCATCAAAATTTGAAACGCAATCATATAAAAAAGGATTGCAACTCTCTATTGTAGAAGATTTTTATAGCATTAAAAATATACAAGCCAATATTAAAGCCTTAGAAGAGATGCAAAATCAACTAAAAGCTGAATTGACACGCGTTAAAAAATTCTATGAAGTAGGAAGTGCCACCAAAGACGATATAGATAAATTACAAGCTGCGTACAGCAACAATGTCTATCAAATTGATGAGGCGCGTTATCAACTGTTGTCATTAAAAAAACTTTTGGCTTTAAAAGTGGGTAAAAAAGTGACCACACTAGAGGATGCGACGATACAAAAACCTGTCGGTGTCAAACAAGAGGTGAGTGATGATATCAATGCCCTAAAGAAAAATGCTCAAGCACTCTCATATTACGCAGACTCCTTTGATGCAGCGTATCGCCCTCAAATTACCCTAGCAGATACGTACAGTTTCTATGGCTATGATAGGACCGATACGAGCCATCCTGAAGGACTGGATAACCAAAATAAATTAATGTTGACATTTGATATTAAACTGTATGATGATGGACTCTCTTCAAAGCAAAAACAATCGGTTACTATTCAAAAAATGGCTTTGAAAAAACAGATTGACCAACAAGTCCAAGCCCAAGATATCAATGTGGAATTAGCACTTTCCAAAATTACAACAGCCATTGCTCAAATTCGTAGCGCTAAAAGCTCATTGAGAGCAGCCAAAAGTGCGTATGAAACAGTAGCCAAAAAATATGAAGTTGGAAGTATTGATAATGTGGCCTATCTTGATGCTCTAACGGTACTAACCAATGCAAAGGCGCAATACAAAGCAGCGCTCAACAATTTACAGGTAGCTTATGCTTCCTATTATTACTATGCGAATAAAAATATAAAGGAATTTGTACAATGA
- a CDS encoding efflux RND transporter periplasmic adaptor subunit, whose protein sequence is MKRLKQTLLVSAASLLLIPSLTVAAPAGKMPAPKADVFVVKAPKARPITLTYPAQILPYKSVKVVSRVLGVLEKKYFIEGEHVTKGQHLYQIEDSMYQAKVDAAKASVQMSKATLQNATRKWNRVKKLYASKAISQESRDSAISAYEEALASLALSKAQLKEAQIDLDYTKVKAPISGIIGLKQVDVGDLVTSNPPQTLVTITQNDKVYTEFSMPMSDYSNIKNNTWSMPSNGKLTLQLLIDGKPYKTTGTVDFIDVNINKQSATVKLRALFDNTDGYLMPGSFARVVLSDIAEKNVIMIPQKAVLQNPLGTIVFVAEKGKVAVRPVVISNEAGNMFTVKPGTLKAGDKVIVNNFFRLKPGAAVQIDKTVDAQGK, encoded by the coding sequence ATGAAACGATTAAAACAGACACTGCTGGTATCGGCAGCTTCCCTATTGCTGATACCATCTCTTACCGTTGCTGCACCAGCGGGTAAGATGCCCGCTCCCAAAGCCGATGTCTTTGTGGTAAAAGCACCTAAAGCGCGACCGATTACCCTAACGTATCCCGCGCAAATACTCCCTTACAAAAGTGTCAAAGTGGTCTCACGAGTCTTAGGAGTCTTAGAAAAAAAATACTTCATAGAAGGCGAACATGTGACCAAAGGACAACATTTATATCAAATCGAAGATAGTATGTATCAAGCGAAAGTTGATGCCGCTAAAGCTTCGGTTCAAATGAGCAAAGCGACCTTGCAAAATGCAACACGAAAATGGAACCGAGTAAAAAAACTCTATGCTAGTAAGGCGATTAGTCAAGAATCACGCGATAGTGCCATCTCTGCTTATGAAGAGGCACTGGCTTCTTTGGCATTATCAAAGGCACAATTAAAAGAGGCACAAATAGATTTGGATTATACTAAGGTAAAAGCACCAATCTCCGGAATTATTGGTTTAAAACAAGTCGATGTTGGGGATTTGGTGACATCCAATCCTCCTCAAACCTTGGTAACCATCACTCAAAATGATAAAGTCTATACCGAATTTTCAATGCCGATGAGTGATTATAGTAATATTAAAAACAATACCTGGAGTATGCCATCTAATGGAAAACTCACCTTACAACTTTTAATTGATGGAAAACCGTATAAAACCACAGGGACGGTTGATTTTATTGATGTAAATATAAACAAACAAAGCGCGACAGTGAAACTAAGAGCACTGTTTGATAATACAGATGGTTATTTGATGCCCGGTTCATTTGCCCGTGTTGTTTTGAGTGATATTGCTGAGAAAAATGTGATCATGATTCCTCAAAAAGCAGTGCTTCAAAATCCTCTTGGCACGATTGTCTTTGTCGCAGAAAAAGGAAAAGTTGCCGTGAGACCTGTTGTCATTAGCAATGAAGCGGGTAACATGTTTACTGTCAAACCTGGTACTTTAAAAGCTGGCGACAAAGTGATTGTCAATAATTTCTTTAGATTAAAACCAGGTGCTGCTGTTCAAATAGACAAAACTGTCGATGCACAAGGAAAGTAG
- a CDS encoding efflux RND transporter permease subunit, which translates to MFSRFFINRPIFATVVSLLIIIGGIVAIQILPVKQYPAVAPPQINVTATYPGADASTLAKTVASTLEDAINGVENMDYMTSTASPSGTLTVSVFFNVGTDVNQAKVDINNRVQLALSKLPEEVQRQGISVKERSPDMLKVISFWSKGDVHDRLFISNYLTVNVLDALKRIKGVGEAQVFGAKDYAIRVWVDPGKLQFYGLSTAEVMSIIKNQNNQYAAGSVGHEPLKVKKPFTYIVTTDGRLKTPKEFGNIIIRSNPDGSALRLKDIARISLASDAYTTIGRYSGHPMIPVGIFLSAGANALDVSKAVDDTLKQLSSSFPEDLQYNAPYDTTVFVQASIDEVVKTLFEAMVFVTILIYIFLGNLRATIIPILAIPVSIIGTFAGLYVAGFSINLLTLFGLILAIGLVVDDAIIVIENVERILATKSLSVKEATIEAMKELTTPIVAIVLVLSAVFVPAALSGGFSGVMYQQFAMTIVMAVVISGIVALTLTPALCAIFLKEHESAPIWPLRKFNQFFEWSTKVFLATTRKTIKLWAFSLLLFGGLLYTTYHVMEKLPTGLVPNEDQGLLLIIEKMMPATSLASSSKIAANIENQILKNPNIEGIGSITGLDITTFAFTTDAGIIFAKLKPWDQRKLPSQNSQALAGAMFGQFMQDKDAFVIPVNPPPISGMSITGGFEMWIQDKTGGNLSDLNKYVQAIIAEASKDPILMGLRTTLNTNIPQYRLSVDREKAKSMNVPISSIFATLTSTFGQGYVNDFNMYGKTYHVDIQSDSQFRSTKKSYSETFVKSTTGTLIPLSELIHVKRVVNANVIQRFNMFNAAKITGNPRAGYTSSDAMNAIESIAKKILPQGYSIAWSGTSYQEKLLEKKGNYTTIYAALFVFLILAALYESWSIPLAVIISIPFAIFGASLAVLLRDVEADVYFQVGLVTLVGLSAKNAILIVEFAMDKLKEGMSVLDATIEAARLRFRPIIMTSMAFIVGTLPLALSSGAGANSRQIMGTTVVGGMIAATVIGVFFIPLFFYLVVRVKQFFSRKKIEK; encoded by the coding sequence ATGTTTTCAAGATTTTTTATAAATAGACCGATATTTGCAACGGTTGTATCGTTATTGATCATTATCGGAGGGATTGTGGCGATTCAAATCCTTCCTGTAAAACAATATCCAGCCGTAGCACCTCCTCAAATTAATGTAACAGCAACCTATCCCGGTGCGGATGCCTCTACTTTAGCTAAAACGGTTGCTAGTACGTTAGAAGATGCTATTAATGGTGTAGAAAATATGGATTATATGACCTCTACAGCATCACCAAGTGGAACCCTAACGGTGAGCGTCTTTTTTAATGTTGGTACCGATGTCAACCAAGCAAAAGTTGATATTAACAACCGAGTACAACTCGCACTTAGTAAATTGCCAGAAGAAGTGCAACGCCAGGGAATCAGTGTCAAAGAACGCTCTCCTGATATGCTTAAAGTAATCTCATTTTGGTCAAAAGGCGATGTTCATGATAGATTGTTTATTTCCAATTATCTGACGGTTAATGTGCTAGATGCCCTCAAGCGAATCAAAGGCGTTGGTGAAGCCCAAGTTTTTGGAGCCAAAGATTATGCGATTCGTGTCTGGGTAGACCCGGGTAAATTGCAGTTTTATGGACTCTCAACGGCAGAAGTGATGAGTATTATTAAAAACCAAAACAACCAATACGCTGCTGGGTCAGTAGGACATGAGCCACTTAAGGTAAAGAAGCCATTTACCTATATCGTGACGACTGATGGGCGGTTGAAAACACCAAAAGAATTTGGCAATATTATTATTAGGTCAAATCCTGATGGGTCTGCGTTGCGTTTGAAAGATATTGCTAGAATCTCCTTAGCCTCTGATGCGTATACCACAATTGGTAGATATTCAGGACATCCGATGATCCCCGTTGGTATTTTTCTCTCAGCAGGCGCCAATGCTTTGGATGTTTCTAAAGCCGTTGATGATACGCTCAAACAACTCTCTTCATCATTCCCAGAAGATTTGCAATACAATGCACCGTATGATACGACGGTATTTGTTCAAGCTTCGATTGATGAGGTGGTCAAAACATTGTTTGAAGCGATGGTTTTTGTTACGATTTTGATTTACATCTTTTTGGGAAACTTGCGAGCGACGATTATCCCGATATTGGCAATTCCCGTTTCGATTATTGGAACATTTGCAGGCTTATATGTCGCAGGATTCTCGATCAATCTCCTGACTCTTTTTGGATTGATTCTGGCCATCGGACTGGTGGTGGATGATGCCATTATCGTTATTGAAAATGTTGAACGGATTTTGGCAACAAAATCGTTGAGCGTGAAAGAAGCAACAATTGAGGCGATGAAAGAGTTGACGACTCCGATTGTCGCCATTGTCTTAGTGTTATCTGCGGTATTTGTACCCGCGGCACTCTCTGGAGGGTTTAGTGGGGTAATGTACCAGCAATTTGCGATGACCATCGTCATGGCTGTTGTGATTTCTGGTATTGTGGCATTGACATTGACACCGGCCTTGTGTGCAATCTTTTTGAAAGAGCATGAAAGTGCACCAATTTGGCCACTTCGTAAGTTTAATCAATTTTTTGAATGGTCGACAAAAGTATTCCTTGCCACGACAAGAAAAACCATCAAATTATGGGCTTTTTCATTGCTATTGTTTGGGGGATTGCTATATACGACCTATCATGTTATGGAAAAATTACCGACTGGTTTGGTGCCAAATGAGGATCAAGGTCTTCTGTTGATTATAGAAAAAATGATGCCAGCAACTTCTTTGGCAAGTTCATCTAAGATTGCGGCCAATATTGAAAATCAAATTCTAAAAAACCCAAATATCGAAGGTATTGGTTCCATTACGGGATTGGATATTACGACCTTTGCCTTTACCACAGATGCTGGTATTATCTTTGCCAAACTCAAACCTTGGGATCAAAGAAAATTGCCATCCCAAAACTCTCAAGCATTAGCCGGAGCGATGTTTGGACAATTTATGCAAGACAAAGATGCCTTTGTGATTCCGGTGAACCCACCACCGATTTCAGGTATGAGTATTACCGGTGGATTTGAGATGTGGATTCAAGATAAAACCGGTGGAAATCTGAGTGATTTGAATAAATATGTCCAAGCGATTATCGCGGAAGCATCAAAAGATCCGATACTAATGGGCTTGAGAACAACGTTGAATACTAATATTCCGCAATATCGTTTAAGTGTGGATCGCGAAAAAGCAAAATCTATGAATGTGCCAATCAGCTCTATCTTTGCAACGCTAACGAGCACATTTGGTCAGGGATATGTTAATGATTTTAATATGTATGGGAAAACTTATCATGTAGATATTCAGTCAGATTCTCAATTTAGATCGACGAAGAAAAGCTACAGTGAAACATTTGTCAAATCGACAACCGGTACGCTGATTCCATTGAGTGAACTCATTCACGTCAAACGTGTCGTCAATGCCAATGTTATTCAACGATTTAATATGTTTAACGCCGCAAAGATTACAGGGAATCCAAGAGCCGGATATACATCTAGCGATGCGATGAATGCGATTGAGAGTATTGCAAAGAAAATCTTGCCTCAAGGCTATTCTATTGCGTGGTCAGGAACCTCATATCAAGAAAAACTTTTAGAGAAAAAAGGGAATTATACGACGATTTATGCCGCACTGTTTGTCTTCTTGATTTTGGCTGCTTTGTATGAGAGTTGGAGTATTCCTTTGGCGGTTATTATCTCTATTCCTTTTGCGATTTTTGGAGCCTCTTTGGCTGTCTTATTGCGTGATGTTGAGGCGGATGTTTATTTTCAAGTCGGATTGGTAACCCTGGTGGGACTCTCGGCAAAAAATGCGATTTTGATCGTAGAATTTGCCATGGATAAACTCAAAGAGGGTATGTCAGTGCTTGATGCGACGATTGAAGCAGCACGGTTACGATTTAGACCGATTATCATGACCTCCATGGCCTTTATCGTGGGAACACTACCTTTGGCACTCAGCAGCGGTGCGGGTGCAAATAGTAGGCAAATTATGGGGACTACTGTGGTAGGTGGTATGATTGCCGCGACTGTTATTGGGGTATTTTTTATTCCATTGTTTTTCTATCTTGTGGTAAGAGTCAAACAATTCTTTTCACGCAAGAAAATTGAAAAATAA
- a CDS encoding patatin-like phospholipase family protein — protein sequence MSRKKSVSLVLGSGGARGYAHIGAIEVLLEHNFEITSISGSSMGALIGGLYASGTLDDYKRWVLGLSFFDVAKLLDFSLRKNGFIQGEKVFDMIETMIGDRQIETLPITFTAVATDIIRQKEVWLQSGNLCDAIRASIAIPTIFTPKKIGGHYLVDGSVLNPLPIAPTISDSTDLTIAVNVNFRTSNIMYETHQKVSTKTQKKPAKKHNLFLKLEQKIEDLLKAKEKDAFEDIGIFGVMGHSLDTMQKVLTEYKIAGFSPDININIPGDACEFYEFNKAKEMIALGRKITQEAIAPLIQK from the coding sequence ATGAGCCGAAAAAAAAGTGTCTCTTTAGTCTTAGGTAGCGGTGGGGCTAGAGGGTATGCACATATTGGCGCCATTGAAGTGCTGTTGGAACATAATTTTGAGATTACCTCTATCTCAGGCTCTTCCATGGGGGCTTTGATTGGCGGGCTCTATGCGAGTGGTACTTTGGATGATTATAAGCGATGGGTTTTGGGACTCTCTTTTTTTGATGTCGCAAAATTATTGGATTTTTCTTTGCGGAAAAATGGATTTATCCAAGGTGAAAAAGTATTTGATATGATTGAGACGATGATAGGTGATAGGCAAATTGAAACGTTGCCTATCACTTTTACTGCCGTAGCTACAGATATCATTAGACAAAAAGAGGTGTGGCTTCAAAGCGGTAATCTTTGTGATGCTATTCGTGCATCGATTGCTATTCCTACTATTTTTACGCCCAAAAAGATAGGCGGGCATTATCTGGTGGATGGCAGTGTTCTCAATCCGCTACCGATTGCCCCGACCATATCAGATAGTACCGATTTGACAATTGCCGTGAATGTCAACTTTAGAACGTCTAATATCATGTATGAAACGCATCAAAAAGTATCTACAAAAACTCAAAAAAAGCCGGCAAAAAAGCACAATCTCTTTTTGAAATTGGAACAAAAAATAGAAGATTTGTTGAAAGCAAAAGAGAAAGATGCTTTTGAAGATATCGGTATTTTTGGTGTGATGGGACACTCTTTGGATACGATGCAAAAAGTACTCACAGAATACAAAATAGCAGGATTTTCTCCTGATATTAACATCAATATTCCCGGTGATGCTTGTGAGTTTTATGAATTTAACAAAGCCAAAGAGATGATTGCTCTAGGGCGAAAAATAACACAAGAAGCGATTGCTCCCTTGATCCAAAAATAA